Proteins from a single region of Palaemon carinicauda isolate YSFRI2023 chromosome 1, ASM3689809v2, whole genome shotgun sequence:
- the LOC137642715 gene encoding uncharacterized protein, which produces MRGFSHKPSSTSVPSVHRRVHGRLGAHLDDLVMSVVWSEEKKHLHINVLEIMAVSRALFHFQAHLKEHSAVLMSDNTSVVVHVNKQGGMLSRSLQQLTRQVFLWAESQHVTLSARYIPGQRNVLANTVSHRNQVIRAEWSLYPWVASRVLDPWGEPCIDLSQHGTTPSFPCFALPY; this is translated from the coding sequence ATGAGAgggttttctcataaaccctcctccacctcagttccgtctgttcacagacgTGTCCACGGAAGGTTGGGTGCACACCTGGATGACTTGGTCATGTCAGTTGTGTGgtcggaagagaagaaacacctgcacatcaacgtgctggaaattATGGCAGTCTCAAGAGCACTCTTTCATTTCCAGGCCCATTTGAAAGAGCACTCAgcagtgctgatgagcgacaacacgtccgtggtcgtgcacgtcaacaagcaagggggcatgCTCTCACGTTCCTTGCAGCAAttgacgaggcaggtgtttctgtgggcagagagtcaacacgtaaccttgtcagccaggtacattccaggccAGAGAAATGTTCTGGCAAACACCGTAAGTCACAGAAACCAGGTAATAAGGGCAGAATGGTCTCTTTACCCTTGGGTCGCAAGTCGAGTACTCGACCcctggggagaaccatgcatcgacctttcgcaacacggcacaacgccaagcttCCCGTGTTTTGCTCTCCCGTACTAG